From Balneola sp. MJW-20:
CTCTCGATCTGGGAGGACTTATATCAGATGATATTCAGAACTCCCGTCTTAATCTGGAAATGGACCTTAATTCCAGCACGCTTGATTATCAGACAGCCGTTGGTTCGTTACGATTGCTCTCATCCGGATCTGTGGACCGCTTCAGTTACGACAGTCTTGATATTGGTGTGGAACTGGATAACGGATTTATTCAATCAGATCTGGCACTGGGACTATACGGCTCTGTGGTTACCGGTAGTTTGGTAGCAGATCTTACCTCAGATATCAATGAATTCAATCTGCAGGGTACGGCGACTAAACTCCCGGTAAAAAGGATCATAGATATTCCTCAAATGCAGGAAGCGGTAGTTGATCTGGATTACGGTTTACAGATCAGCGGGAATAACCTGGATAATATAACCGGAAGAACGAATCTGGATATCATTAATGCAGTGGTAGGTGAAGAGATCTTGGGTAATCATCAGCTCTATCTGGATTTTACCGGCACACCAGATGACCGCAGGAGTCTGAGATTCACTTCCACAGCTTTTGATGCTACAGTTGAGGGTCAGTATAACCCCACTGAACTGATCGACCTGTATGCGCACTGGAAAGATTTTTTCCGTTATCGTTTTGAGGATGAGATCCTGCTCGATAATCCATCACTAAGTCTCAGTGATACTCTTCAGACGAGTGCACAGAATATTACCTGGAGTTCGAGATTGAAGGATCTTAAACTCTTGCGAACATATATCCCGTCTTTTCCGGAGATCAGGTCATCCGTTTCCTTTACCGGAAATGCTGAGATCAACCCTCAAAGACTTTCATTTAACAGCAGGGTTTACGATCCATCGTTCACATCAGGAGACCTAAGTGCAGATTCCATACTGGTACAGGCTACCGGAGGCTTCAGATATGATTCCTCGCTTAAGGACTTTTCACTCTTAAATATCAGTGGAGACCTGGGATTATTCGATTACAATCTCTTTACAGCCCGAAATTTACAATTCCTGGCTAAACTCAACCGAGACAGTCTGTCTCTCTCAACCAATATTGCTCAACTGGCTGATGATGCCAGGTTTAATCTGTCAGGAGAAGGAATTCTGACGGACAGTCTGATCCGTTTCTCGATCGATGAATTTGATGTTGGAACCGATGAATATGCCTGGGACACAGAGGGAAGACCGGTAGCAGTTTATGACCGACAGAATAAATTAACCCTGCAGGACCTGCTTTTCACGAGCGGAGACCAGTTCATAAGTGTTGACGGTACGTACAGTACCAACCCAACTGATTCTGTAAATTATCTCGTGAATGGTCTGGAGCTCGAGCGTCTCTCCGATGTGATTAATGGAAGGATCAATTTTTCCGGTTTATTTAATGGCAATTTTACCACCCGGTCTTTGACCAGGATTCCCAGTATACAGGGGAATATCTCGGTTGAAAAATTTATGCTGGATGACCAGATAGCCGGCGATGTGATACTGAACAGTAATTACAATCAGGAACTGGATCAATTTGATACCCGTATCACGGTATATACCGATTCTGCAAAATATCCCTCTTATTTTCGGAATAATGACCGGCTAGGGCTGGATTTTGAGATCAATGGGTACGTGAAAGCACCAGGGGCGGGCATTAATCTAAGTGAAGTTGATTCACTTTATGCATTCGATATCAATTTCCGCAATATCGATATGTGGATACTTCCCTTTATCGGACCCAAGATCTTTAATGAAGCCTCGGGTAATGGTTCAGGGAAAGGAAAATTCTGGGGTACCCTGGATGATTATGATTTTGATGTTAACTTTGATATCGGACAGCGGGACGCAGTGTATTTCCGGCCTAATTTCCTGGATACCTATTATTATGCGCAGGGTCCGATCCGGTTTAACCGTAGAGAAGGTCTCGAATTTCAGGATGTATTCATTATTGATCCGTCCGGTGGTCTTGCTACACTAAGCGGTACTTTTGATTTTAATGATTTTCAGATGATCAATTATTTTGATCTGAGAGTTGAGATGGATGAATTTCAGTTTTTGAATTCTGAGTTTGATCCTACGCTTCCTTTCTATGGAAATGCTTACGGTAGCAGTGTGGTGACCATTACAGGTACTAATATCAATCCGGTGATGAGAACAGTTACGCCGATGCAGATATCGGATTTTTCGGAGATCGGTATCCCACTGGTGGAAGAAACTGAGGTTAGCGAGGATAATAAACTTATCCGGTTTGTGGAATCTTTTGATCTTCCAGAGGATTCATCCGGTCAGCGAGACCCGGCATTCGGTAGTCAGCAATCCATAGACCCAACACAGCTTACCTTTGCAGAACGTTTTACCCTGGATCTCACCTTTGAGGCCCAGGACCCGATGACCGTACGCCTGATCTTTGATCCTGTCACCAATGATGCCGTAACTGCAAATGGTACCGGCCGGATACGTATCACCCTTGAAGATCAGCAGGTGAATATGTACGGGCAGTTCAATATTACAGACGGAAGGTACCAGTTTGTCAGTGGCGACATCTTCACCCGTCGATTTGAACTGGAACCGGGTGGTACTATTATCTGGAATGGTCCTCCTGATAATGCAAGATTGAACCTGAATGCATTTTACCGGGCGCGACCTGATATAAATACATTAACATCACTGCGAGGAGAACTTCGTAATGATGAGACTCAGCGTGTGAGGGTACCCGTAGAATTGGTTCTTTCCATAACCGGTACACTGGACAGTATCGAAAATGAATTCTTTTTCCGTCTTCCGGATACCTTTGATCCCAATATAAATTCAACACTGCAAACTCAGATCGCCGCTCTAAACAGAGATCAGGACGAAAAACTCATACAAGCAACCAGTTTCCTGCTGATGGGTGATTTTATACCGGTTTCAAATTCAAGTACTTCCAGGAACACCTCATTTGGGAACAATCTTTCAGGATCAGCCGCAGTACTGAACCCGCTTTTGTCAAATCAGGTGATCAGCCCCTTGCTTTCAAATCAGATCAATTCACTGCTGAACAGTGATGTGAGCAGTCTGGACGTAGATTTTAATCTAAATACTTACAATCAGGTCGATCTTGGGGTTGCATTAAGATTATACAACGATAAGCTTATATTAAGGCGTGAAGGTCAGGTGTACTCTCAGAATAACATCAATATTGGTGATATCGGAGCAACATACCGGATCAACCGAACATTTTCAGTTACTGCATTTCACAGGCAGGACCCGACATTTGGAAACCTGAATACATCAAATTCCACGAATGATACCCAGGATATTAATGGTGTGGGTGTGGAAGCCAGATTTTCATTCAATACCTGGAAACAATTTTTCAGGCGACTGGGCAGACCATTCAGAAAACTATTCGGTATAAAGGAAAAAACAGAAGAAGAGATAACAGAAAACAGAGAAGAAAATCCCTCGTAAAAGGAATTTAATGAGTAAAAATAAAAGGTTAAGTAGTTTTGAAGAGATCATTTTGGATCTCATAAAGTCGAGCCCAAATAATGAAATGACCATAGGTCAGCTCGCAAGTGTATTAAGCATAGAGAATAAAAAAGATCAAAAGAGACTGGACAAGTCTATAAATCGTCTGCAGAATAAAAGAATTTTACACCGCCACGGTAATAAGATCTCGATCAATAGATCTTCAGGTAACGCAGATTCCGGTTTACTGGAAGGACGTATTCATATTAATAACCGGGGAACCGGATATGTAATGGTCGAGGGCAGAGAGGACGATATTATGATATCCTCCAAGGATCTTGGAATGGCTCTCCCGGACGATATCGTAAAAGTGAAGATAACGGGCTCAAATAAAAGAAACGGTAAAGCCAGAGGGAAACTGGTAGAGATCGTTGAAAGAGGAAAAGAGTATTATGTCGGAACGCTTAAACAGGTAGGAAAAAAGAATTTCATTATAGAATCTGATCCAAAATCTGCACAGGTCGACTTTTTTGTATTACCTGAAAATCTGGGTAAAGCCAAGGAAAACGATAAAGTACTTTTCAGTCTGGAAAACTGGGTTCATCAGAAAGCCCTTCCGGAGGCAAAGATTCTCTCTATTCTTGGTCAGTCCGGATCTAATGACGCTAACGTACTTTCTATCCTTGCTGAAAATGATATGATCGCAGACTTTCCGCCTGATGTGGATAAACAGGCGGACCGTATTCCTACCGACATCCCCCAGGCGGAGATCGACAGGAGAAGAGATCTTAGGGATGAAATGATCTTTACCATTGATCCGGTCGATGCTAAAGATTTTGATGATGCACTGAGTATCAAAATTCTGGATAACGGAAATTATTACCTCGGCGTCCATATTGCTGATGTCACTCATTATGTGCAGCCTAAAACTGTTTTGGATCAGGAAGCCTATAAAAGAGGGACCAGTGTTTACCTGGTCGATCGGGTAATTCCTATGCTTCCTGAAGTGTTGAGTAACGGTGTATGTTCTTTACGGCCGCATGAAGATAAACTGACTTACAGTTGTTTTATGGAGATCGATCCCGATGGAAATCTGGTGGATTACAGTATCGAGGAGACGATCATACACTCCAAGCAGCGATTTACTTACGAAGAAGCGCAACAGATCATAGACGGTTCAAATCATAAACTGAGTGATAAGATCCATGAAGCATATGCACTGGCCCAGGTTTTAATGCATAAAAGGTTTCGTGAGGGAGCGATCGATTTTGACACTCCTGAGCCGCGATTCGTTTTAGACGATAATGGAGATCCGATTAAGGTGATCGTAAAAGAACGGTTGTTTGCTCACAGACTCATTGAAGAGTGTATGTTGATGGCAAACCGGACCGTAGCGCAGCATGTAGAAAAATTACGCCAGAAATCCGGTGAGAAGAGATCAAAAGATCTGTATCCTTTCTTTTACAGGATACATGACAAGCCGGACGAAGAGAAACTGATGGGCATAGCAGAACAGGTTAAGCCAATAGGTATTGAGTTTAATCTGAATGGGAAAATCACTCCTAAAAAGATCAATGACCTTCTTAAAAAGGTGGATGGTACCAGCCTCGAATATATCGTAAACGGTCTAATGCTTAGATCCATGGCCAAAGCAGAATATTCTCCAAACAATATCGGTCACTTCGGCCTGGGCTTTAAACATTACGCACACTTTACAAGTCCGATCCGTCGTTACCCTGACGTTATTGTCCACCGATTACTCAAAGGGTATAACCAGGGAAGTGCTGCATATACTCATAAGACACTGGTAAAGGACGGAGAACACTGCAGTGAAAGAGAACGAGTAGCGGTAGACGCGGAACGTGATTCCGTAAAACTGAAGCAGGTTGAATTTCTCAGTTCAAGGATTGGAGAGGAATTTGACGGTACTATAAGTGGAGTTACAGAAAATGGAATTTTTGTGAACCTTAAAGACATTTACTGTGAAGGAATGATCAGAGTCAGTGATCTGAAAAATGATTACTACGTATATGATCAAAAGAGTCATTCCCTCGTTGGCCGTAAAAGTGGACGAAAGTATCAGCTTGGAAATGACATCAGAGTTAAAGTGAAAAGCACCAACATGCAGAAAAGACAGATCGACTTTACCCTGTCTAAGAGCTAAATATTTCTAAATAGTATGATGAAACGCATTTTATTAGGTATCGCACTCGCAGGGCTACTTATCTGGCCGGAAGTTCAGGCCCAGTATTATTCTTTCGGAAAGAACCGGGTTCAATACGAAGACTTTGAATGGCGTTTTATTCAGTCCACGCATTTCGATGTATACTATTATGGCGACAAGAATTATAAACTGGCGGAATTTGCAGCAAAAAGCGTTGAATCGGCATACCGTCAGCTTTCTGAAGACTTTGATCATGAAATATCAGCACGTATCCCGCTGATCATTTATGATTCCCATAATGACTTTTCTCAGACCAATGTGGTAGCCCTCCCTATAGAAGCAGAGGGCATCGGTGGAGTGACTGATAAATTTAAAAACCGCATGACCGTACCCTTTGACGGAGATTACAAAGATTTCAGAAGGACTTTACATCATGAGCTGGTTCATGCGGTGTTTAATGATATGTTTTACGGTGGAAGTGTACAGTCCATTATAAGAAATAACATTAACCTGGTCTTCCCGCTTTGGTTTGAAGAAGGTCTTGCCGAGTATATGGCTCTGGGCTGGGACTCTAATACGGATATGTACATTCGGGATGCTGTGATCAACAATTACCTTCCACCATTGAACCGCCTCAGCGGTTATTATGCCTACCGGGGCGGCCAGTCTTTCTGGAATTTTGTAGTGGAAAACTACGGCCGTGAAAAGATCAGTGAGATCCTTCAGCGAATTAAAAATACACGAAATGTCGGTTTAGGGTTAACTCAGTCGCTTGGACTGGAAGGGCAGGATCTGTCTGATGAATGGATGGAGTACCTTAAGAAAAGATATTATCCGGAAGTTGCGGTCAGGGAGAGTAACGGTGATGTAGGAACTCAACTCACCGAACGGGCGAAATTCGGAACATACAATACGAGTCCGTCCATTTCTCCACAGGGTGATAAAGTTGCTTTTATTACCAACAAGAGAAGCTATTTCGATATAGTAGTGATCAGTACCATCAACAGTGAAAAACTAAAGACACTGATAAAGGGACAGGATAATCCTGAGTTTGAAGAACTTAACATCCTGAATCCGAACCTGACCTGGTCACCCGATGGGTCTAAAGTAGCTGCCTCATCAAAGTCTCAAGGCAAAGATGAGCTGGCTATCATTGATTACCGGAGTGGCAAAGTGGATAAATTCCGTTTCCCTCAGCTTGATGCGATTGGTTCAGTGGCCTGGTCACCAGACGGCAAGAAAATTGCTTTTGACGGGAATGTCGGTCCCTATCAGGATATCTTCTTATATGATATTGATAGCCGTGAACTTACGAATCTTACAAAGGATTTCTTTTCAGATATGAATCCGGCCTGGGGCAGTAATTCACAGGAGATTTATTTTAATTCGTACAGAGGTGACCGAACCCAGCTGGGTCGATACAATCTGAATCATGATCTGTTACTGGACCGAAGCATGTACCAGAGCGATCTTTACAAGATCAGAATTGGAGAAAACAATGCGGTCAGGCTCACAAAAACCAATAACTGGAATGAGTGGTCACCCAAGACGACGGGTGACGGCAGAATGGTTTATATATCGGATCTGAATGGAATTCAGAATATATATGAACTCAACTTACAGACCCTGACTTCAACACCCCTGACCAATTTCCTGACCGGTGTTTCACAGATCTCAATCAGTAATGACGGGTCCAGGCTGGCTTACAATTCAATTAACGAAGGTTATCTGGATATCTTCCTAATGCGATCACCCTTCAACCGTGCAAAGCAGGAACTTCCTTCACTTAACTACTGGGCTAAAAGAAGAGCGCAGGAAACACAGGAACAAAGAGTTCCGGCTATTGCTTATGCTGATCAAATGTTCAGAGACGGTCTTAAGATAAAAGAAGAAGCCCGGGCCGTAGAGGAAGTAGTCGAGCAGGAGCAGCGTCAGGATGATTCAGAGAATATTGATTTCAGAAATTATGTATTTGCCGATGACGTGATCGCAGATACAACCATTGAGATCAAAGATGAGAATACATTTGAGCCCGAAGATAATTATACAAATGATGGCCGGTATCAGCCAAGAGACTACAGGCTGGCTTTTTCAACCGATATTTCCTACAACCCTACTTTTGTAGCCTCCACCTACGGATCAGCAGCATCTACCCAGTTTATAATCAGTGACCTTCTGGGAGATCATCAGCTGGCATTCGGGACTAATTTTGTGCTGGACCTCAGAAACAGTGATTATACCATTCAGTATGCTTACCTCAAGAACCGAATGAATTATATATTCAACTTCTTCCATACGGCTAATCGTTTTCAAACCTTTTCAGGTGAGATACTGAGATTCCGGACTTACGGGCTGACCACCAATTTCCAGTATCCAATCAATAAATTTAAAAGAATTGATTTTGGGGTGGCAATGATCGGTGTGGCCAGAGATTATAGCATTGTACCCGATGGTAACCGGTTCTTTATAGGAGGAGGCCCGTTTTTGGGGCAGAATGTAGCAGCTTTTGATGATCAAAGAGCACTATTCCTGTATCCTGAAGTAACTTTCACTGATGATAAGACACTGCCCGGATTCATTACACCTGCGGGAGGCTCTCGCTATTCAGTTGGGATCTCAGGAAGTCCGGGAGTAGGAAACCAGGCTCCGACTTTTATTTCAGCATTGGGTGACTTCAGAAAGTATTTCAATCTGGGTTATCAGTATACCTTTGCATTAAGATACTCCGGTGGAGTTTCACTGGGAGGTGACTCACAAAATTACTTTATGGGTGGTCGCTTAGGCTGGATCAACCGCAGATTCAGCGAAAATGAACTTTCATTTGATCAATTAGTCGATAACTTCTTCTCGGTTCCGGCATTACCTCTTCGTGGTTACGCTTATAATGCCATTTACGGAGATCGTTTTAGCCTGATCAATGCTGAATTCCGATTCCCGTTCTTCGCAGCAGTTATACCGGGTGCCTTACCGATCATTCCGCTTTATAATCTGACGGGAGTGGCCTTCCTGGATGTGGGTACAGCATGGGGGCGTGATATCCGATATGGACTCCAGGATGCAAACGGAAATCAGATCATCAATGATTCCGGTCTTGACTTTAAAGTTGCGAAACCAGAAGATGGGTTTTACCAGATCCAGACACAAAACGGTGCGATAACGGCTAGTGATACTTATCTGGATGGGGATATTCTGATCGGAGGTGGATTCGGTATTAGGACCATATTGTTTGGTCTTCCATTCCGCTATGACGTAGGCTGGCCTTATGAAAGAAGCGGATTCGGAGGAAACCCGATTCATTATTTCTCCATCGGAATTGATTTTTGATCAATCCGAGTAAAAGGTCTGTACCTGAAGTAACCGGTAGTATTGATAGTCAGGGTCCAGAAAGTATACGAAGGACGTATACTCCTGACGCACTCTGCTGATACTGTCTCCTAAGCGGAGTTCATCCAGCTGCCCGTTTTCCTTAACAACATACTTGTACGTGTAGAGTCCTTGTTTGATCAGCTGGGTACTTTCCCATACTCCCAGATTCTGATCATAGACCATCCGGTTATTTTCATCCGGATTCCATTGATTGAAATCACCAATCAGATAGATCTCCGGGTCATTATTAAGTTCTCCCCGATCATTGAACCTGAATTTTACATTACTGTATCGTGCATTCCTGTCGCCGACAGGCTCTCCAAAAGAGGATCTCCATCGTGGTACGGGGTCAGCACTAAAATTCAGAAAATCATCCCTGAGTATCAGTAGAGGAGGTACTTTACCCGGTTGCCAGTCCATAATTTCCGGACCGGTAATTCCCAGTTCCCTAATATTCAGTCCGAGGAAGTCAAAATTTGCGGGGTATGCGTTCTCTCTTTTAAGGTAAAACCGGCTTCGACCTTCTTCACTGATATCAAAGGTACTGGTTTGTTTTGCATCGCCCCAGAATCGATTTTGCACAAAGTAATATCTCAGGTCGAACTGAGGATAGATCACAAATGCCGGGTAAAAGTACTCTGAAAAAGGCTGATCCAATGCAGCATTATTTCTCCCTGCATTAAAAATTGTTTCGATGCTCGAAACGAGTTCTCCTTCATTTTCAGTAACATAAAAAGGCATGGAAAAGAGGGGAGTGCCGGAACTGAAGTCACTGACCAGCAGCATATAATTTCCACTAACCATAAAAGAGACCTGTCGGTTTGGGAATGTAGTGCGGTAATGCACATAATTAGGATTCGAATTCTTGTTTATAGTCCCGGAGCCGAAGATCAGTTCATTTATCCCCGAAAGGTACCATTCCTCGGGAATATTACTCCTTTTCCAGTCGGGACCATAGTGAATGAAGTTGATCCTGAATTGCCCGCTTAAATTGGTAAGCTCATCGAATTCGAGAACTAATTTCTCATTACTGTTCAGTCGTAGAACGGGCGGGTTACCTTTATTATCGCCCCTGTAAAGCTGAATACTCTTGATCGAATTGGGGGCTGAGAGCTGAGGTGCTACAAGTAACCTGCTCTCATTATTTTGCACCGGAACCGGTTTGAGCTTTAGAGATTCGCCTACTTTACCGGAGCAGGAGATGAAAACACAACAAACACAAACAAGCAGAGCCGGTTTAAAGCTGAATACTTCCTTTAAAGACAAAATGAGCAGGCCCCGTTAGAGTTAGTTTAGCATAAGTACGTGTATCTGCATCAAAATGGAAACCGGCGTTTAGTTTTCCACCTTTCACCTGAACTTCATAGACCGGATCAGTCTCGTCAGATTGGCTGTCGTGATGCGCTGCAATAGATGCTGCCAGAGATCCTGTACCGCAGGCAAGAGTAAGGTCTTCCACACCTCTTTCATAGGTTTGAAGCTTGAGAGAATGCCTGCCGGTTACGCTGACAAAATTCACGTTGCTCCCTTCAGGAAGCACCAGTTCATGATTGCGGATGCTTCTTCCCGTTCTTACAAGTTCATCTTCCTTTTCCAGGTCAGATTCAGGTACCATACAAACAAGATGTTCAGTGGCTGCATCTGCTTTGATAAGCGGCCGGTCATTTATTTCGAGTTCTTGGGTCTTTACCGTAACCGGGAACCTGATACAAACCTCACTTTTACGAACCTCTGCAGTATAAATGTTGTCATGCACATTGAATGTGAGATTTGAAGGGAATCCATGGTGATGGGCATACATGCAAAGACAGCGAGCCCCGTTTCCACACATCCCGGCATCTGAGCCATCTGCATTCCGGTAGATCATAGTAAAATCAAGATCCGGATCTTCATTTTCCTGAAGCACTAGTAAACCATCTGCACCAATTCCAAAGCGACGATTGCAAAGACAAGGAGCCAGGTCTATGATCTCATTCATACTAAGACGGTATTCCCGGTTATCTATGACCACGAAGTCATTTCCGGCACCTTCCATTTTTGAGAATTTCAGTGTTTTAGTCATGATACAAAAGCAGGTAAATGTTGCCAGTTATTAGCATTGGATATTACAGGATCCATTCCTCTCATAAGTGCTGAATATCTCAAAGAAAGTACAATGAATACGAGTTTTGGATTCACATTCTGTCTGAGAAGGGTGCGGCTCTCTTCCAGTTCGTCTATCATATCTTCCAGTCTTGCATCCCCCAGCGCCCTGGTGAATTTCGCGATGGATTCTGCCTGATCGATGTTGGTGATCAGAGAACGGTTTTCAGTGGTTCTGAATACCATCAGGTCCCTCAGATACATTTCTATCAGGTTGGTAAGAGAGACCATTCCTTCAATATTATTATCACTTTGCCAGTCCTGAATCATTTTAGAAAGGGCTGAAGCATCCTGGCTGTATGAAGCCCTCAGAAACTCAACAATACCCTCTCTGTTATCTTTCAGTTTTTCCAGATCGAAAAATCGTGTCATGGCATAATTACCACCGGAAACCCGTGCCAGGTAGGAGGCTTCGTCTTCTGACAATGACTCATTTTTCATAAGACCGGTTCTTACATCATCTTCAGAAAGCATACCAAGCGGTATATGCTGACATCTTGAAACGATCGTTGGCAGCAGGCTTTCGTAACTTTCAGTAGTAAGAATGAACATGAGGCGATCGTTGGGTTCTTCCAGTAATTTCAGAAAAGCATTAGCTGTTTCCTTTCGCATGGTTTCCACCCGGGTCATTATAATGATCACCCGCTTACCTTCATTAGGTTTCAGTTTTGCAATCGGCCGAATGTCATCTCTGAAGTAATCTATAGGATAAAATGCTTGAAGATTCTTAGAAGAATCGTCGCTCAATGAAGGTCTGCTTGAAAAATCGATGATCTCATAGGGGTCATCAGAAAGCAGTTCAAGACGCTCACGAATCTCAGACATTCCTGCGGATGTCGGTTTCGGGATAAAAACGTGTATATCCGGATGACTGAACCAGGAAGATTTTTTGGAAGAACGATGCTCTCCGAGATCAGTAAGGTTCGAAATTCCGTTGATGAGTTCCGCAAAGGCCAGGGCAAAAGGTGTTTTGCCTGCTCCTTTAGGGCCTGATATCAGATAGGCATGGCTGATACGATCAGACCCATAGATCCTCTTGATCTGTTCACGGGCTCTCTGCTGCCCTACCAGTCGCTGGTCACCAAATGATATATTCAATTATTCCTCCCAGATGTAGTCAAATAATATACTTCCTGCCGTAACCATTACCCCGACAAACCCTACCAGTGCCCATAAGCTCTGTGTTTCAGTACTTAGCTCAGCGGATACGAAAGCCACCTTTGTAAGATCCGTAAGCAGTAGGATCATAGGTACGAAGAGGGGTATGCTCAATATTGAGAAAATAGCACCCTTACGGTCTGCCTGTGAAACTATAGCAGCTACCAGCGTGGAAACTCCGCTGATTCCAGCCGTACCTAAAAACAGGATCACCAGAAAGGCCGGCCATGATACAATGCTCAGGTTAACCAGGAAAAGGTATAAGGTAAATGTTATAATATTGACGGCAAGTGAAAAAAGATAATTATTGATCAGTTTTCCGCTAAATACTGGAGAACCCTTACCCGCCGAGTAGATCTTCAGCAGATCATAAGTTCTTTTATCTGTTTCAGTAAGAAAGCTTCTGCTGAGTGTCGACAAAGAAGCGAATAATATTATGATCCATACCAGTGCACTTCTGGGGATCGGATCCAGCTGATCTGCTCTTATCGTAAAAAGGATCAGCATTAAAGAAGCCACTACAAAGGCGATCACCATATTTATGGCAAAGCGGGTACGCCATTCGATCTGCAGATCCTTTCGTAGTATGGATTTTGTTTGCCTGAACCAACTCATGGCCAAGTTTAAGCATTTATTCATACTATTTGCAGCATAATCGAATTATTCTTTGATAGAAAGGTAATAGCATGCCTATATTCGGGTCCTCTACATGAACCCGGTATTTAAAACTGCTTATGAATCTATTTTCGCTGCTTGATTCGGAAACCATATTGCCACAATTCGAAGTGTCTTCAAAAAAAGAGCTTATAAATGCACTTGTGGATACATTGGCAAATAAGACTGATTCGGATGAGGAATTAGAAGAGATAAGAAGAGCAGTTCTTGAGAGGGAGAAAGTAATGTCTACGGGAGTTGGTAAGGGTCTTGCCATTCCACACGGTAAAACAACTGCAGTCGATAATAATCTTGGAGCCTTTGCATTATTAAAGGAGCCGCTGAACTTTGATTCAATAGACGGTCAACCGGTGAAGATCGTATTCTTGCTGGTCAGTCCTCAATCAAATAACAGCATGCATATTAAATTGCTGAGCAGGATATCAAGGTTAATGAACAGTGGAACATTCAGAGAGAAGATACAGAATTGTGAAACTGAGAATGAGATCCGCAATGCCTTTCAGGAAGAAGAAGAAAAATATTTTGTGAATCTATGATCAGATCTATCGCATCATTTCTGTGCTTTATTACAGCTATTACCTCAACAGTTGTACATGCTCAGGATCTTAATGATGTGATCGAGTCCTCAAATAATACGGAAGCATTCTGGTCTGTCACTGTCCGGGATGCTGAAGGAGAGATCCTTTTTGAAAGGAATTCCGATAAGCT
This genomic window contains:
- a CDS encoding type IX secretion system plug protein domain-containing protein, producing MSLKEVFSFKPALLVCVCCVFISCSGKVGESLKLKPVPVQNNESRLLVAPQLSAPNSIKSIQLYRGDNKGNPPVLRLNSNEKLVLEFDELTNLSGQFRINFIHYGPDWKRSNIPEEWYLSGINELIFGSGTINKNSNPNYVHYRTTFPNRQVSFMVSGNYMLLVSDFSSGTPLFSMPFYVTENEGELVSSIETIFNAGRNNAALDQPFSEYFYPAFVIYPQFDLRYYFVQNRFWGDAKQTSTFDISEEGRSRFYLKRENAYPANFDFLGLNIRELGITGPEIMDWQPGKVPPLLILRDDFLNFSADPVPRWRSSFGEPVGDRNARYSNVKFRFNDRGELNNDPEIYLIGDFNQWNPDENNRMVYDQNLGVWESTQLIKQGLYTYKYVVKENGQLDELRLGDSISRVRQEYTSFVYFLDPDYQYYRLLQVQTFYSD
- the rnr gene encoding ribonuclease R; translated protein: MSKNKRLSSFEEIILDLIKSSPNNEMTIGQLASVLSIENKKDQKRLDKSINRLQNKRILHRHGNKISINRSSGNADSGLLEGRIHINNRGTGYVMVEGREDDIMISSKDLGMALPDDIVKVKITGSNKRNGKARGKLVEIVERGKEYYVGTLKQVGKKNFIIESDPKSAQVDFFVLPENLGKAKENDKVLFSLENWVHQKALPEAKILSILGQSGSNDANVLSILAENDMIADFPPDVDKQADRIPTDIPQAEIDRRRDLRDEMIFTIDPVDAKDFDDALSIKILDNGNYYLGVHIADVTHYVQPKTVLDQEAYKRGTSVYLVDRVIPMLPEVLSNGVCSLRPHEDKLTYSCFMEIDPDGNLVDYSIEETIIHSKQRFTYEEAQQIIDGSNHKLSDKIHEAYALAQVLMHKRFREGAIDFDTPEPRFVLDDNGDPIKVIVKERLFAHRLIEECMLMANRTVAQHVEKLRQKSGEKRSKDLYPFFYRIHDKPDEEKLMGIAEQVKPIGIEFNLNGKITPKKINDLLKKVDGTSLEYIVNGLMLRSMAKAEYSPNNIGHFGLGFKHYAHFTSPIRRYPDVIVHRLLKGYNQGSAAYTHKTLVKDGEHCSERERVAVDAERDSVKLKQVEFLSSRIGEEFDGTISGVTENGIFVNLKDIYCEGMIRVSDLKNDYYVYDQKSHSLVGRKSGRKYQLGNDIRVKVKSTNMQKRQIDFTLSKS
- a CDS encoding peptidase MA family metallohydrolase — translated: MMKRILLGIALAGLLIWPEVQAQYYSFGKNRVQYEDFEWRFIQSTHFDVYYYGDKNYKLAEFAAKSVESAYRQLSEDFDHEISARIPLIIYDSHNDFSQTNVVALPIEAEGIGGVTDKFKNRMTVPFDGDYKDFRRTLHHELVHAVFNDMFYGGSVQSIIRNNINLVFPLWFEEGLAEYMALGWDSNTDMYIRDAVINNYLPPLNRLSGYYAYRGGQSFWNFVVENYGREKISEILQRIKNTRNVGLGLTQSLGLEGQDLSDEWMEYLKKRYYPEVAVRESNGDVGTQLTERAKFGTYNTSPSISPQGDKVAFITNKRSYFDIVVISTINSEKLKTLIKGQDNPEFEELNILNPNLTWSPDGSKVAASSKSQGKDELAIIDYRSGKVDKFRFPQLDAIGSVAWSPDGKKIAFDGNVGPYQDIFLYDIDSRELTNLTKDFFSDMNPAWGSNSQEIYFNSYRGDRTQLGRYNLNHDLLLDRSMYQSDLYKIRIGENNAVRLTKTNNWNEWSPKTTGDGRMVYISDLNGIQNIYELNLQTLTSTPLTNFLTGVSQISISNDGSRLAYNSINEGYLDIFLMRSPFNRAKQELPSLNYWAKRRAQETQEQRVPAIAYADQMFRDGLKIKEEARAVEEVVEQEQRQDDSENIDFRNYVFADDVIADTTIEIKDENTFEPEDNYTNDGRYQPRDYRLAFSTDISYNPTFVASTYGSAASTQFIISDLLGDHQLAFGTNFVLDLRNSDYTIQYAYLKNRMNYIFNFFHTANRFQTFSGEILRFRTYGLTTNFQYPINKFKRIDFGVAMIGVARDYSIVPDGNRFFIGGGPFLGQNVAAFDDQRALFLYPEVTFTDDKTLPGFITPAGGSRYSVGISGSPGVGNQAPTFISALGDFRKYFNLGYQYTFALRYSGGVSLGGDSQNYFMGGRLGWINRRFSENELSFDQLVDNFFSVPALPLRGYAYNAIYGDRFSLINAEFRFPFFAAVIPGALPIIPLYNLTGVAFLDVGTAWGRDIRYGLQDANGNQIINDSGLDFKVAKPEDGFYQIQTQNGAITASDTYLDGDILIGGGFGIRTILFGLPFRYDVGWPYERSGFGGNPIHYFSIGIDF